The Acinetobacter lwoffii genomic sequence ATCACGTCCATCTGCCACCAGACCAGGCGCCTGTGCAAAGGCATGCTGACGTGAAACCATCGCTGTTCTAAGCTCAGGAATTGTTGCAACTTTTGAAGCAAACTCTCCTACTCGTTCAGTGCGAATGGTTTGGGACACGTCTTCACCATCCAGCCATACCTGCACCCCAGTGTCGGTACTGACAAACTGAATATCTAAATTTGTTGCGATTTGTACGCATTCTGGCAATTTCGTGTCTAGCGAATCCAGCAAATCATGGTGATGCAATGACAAACCCAAAAGGCGGTATAAAGCACCAGAATCCAATAAGTGAAACTGATAATGTGCAGCCAGTTTCGCTGC encodes the following:
- the cmk gene encoding (d)CMP kinase, with translation MTVQIITIDGPSGSGKGTLAAKLAAHYQFHLLDSGALYRLLGLSLHHHDLLDSLDTKLPECVQIATNLDIQFVSTDTGVQVWLDGEDVSQTIRTERVGEFASKVATIPELRTAMVSRQHAFAQAPGLVADGRDMATSIFPQAQAKIYLTASAESRAQRRVKQLQGMGLDVKISDILANIIARDKRDTERAVAPLKPADDAYIIDSSDLNIDEVFQLMTTYVDQQLAN